Proteins encoded within one genomic window of Neodiprion fabricii isolate iyNeoFabr1 chromosome 6, iyNeoFabr1.1, whole genome shotgun sequence:
- the LOC124184497 gene encoding uncharacterized protein LOC124184497, which yields MSHNNLLQSYTWDAPYDDPQQQFPRQVQDEVISVYEVYVKEETVGPDGRSDISMMPGEPGSSNQLMQGDCLDLDAAIGSEVINVDGSITKLLAKDTIKYKILEQNATEDNNVVMYSHPMNEVPSAPRLVDKDDPRSRLHFVKYLKRDGKTLKIWECGICSKEFRHQYTLMRHLPTHTDERNFKCEACGKAFRQLSTLSQHRAIHSDARPYVCEFCKKTFNRVSTLISHRKTHSEHKPHKCHLCGKGFHQKGNLRNHVFTHTNERPYKCEICGKGFNQMSNLMCHKVKAHAHAEKMPYVCGICGKQFPRRFSLRSHEEYKHGIKYRQQNAPAVLQDDGLHSGSLIVDKIDTKAMENAISEGQTPFALFKPAKGIPVLVKVGSAANCKQMLTPATAEDLRMAGKMTLSPTLAELDGIKAVQIKVPVVATVTQHIGPDGSSSFIVEPPGPGQEQESLIEPIESEFSCIDQREVQRSEGVDKNSQEDCNDLLELAAQGGIQFVRATEDGRYEVMTNSEARDLMAQNSHDVTILDGEEAEALSVVNMRGCSANNQGMEVEDTSGQITVLNAGGGSGRPLKSVPMEGIEILDEKDIDIVGGKSLHQLEPVRPTNGTIVTSTVFDQEKIYDYNKDFCSPINGLSVQPILALQDDALQTAMNKTVGRDLQTDSMNPLIQRSTSILSNSFTSFKQSNNSTSDHSIAAILSSNDHAIPKSQLMDVALKAPRFPDFENGNDLLLNTAAIIKPEVKILGPKNHGKTTALGQEKIVQFGKSGTNEAVKVLGHGDAYKDFNMLGSYSYDQYPGSQYTSVLAPDQRLQKKEVKILGRKNEPSLNHMTTTSGFEVSKCHGQESEIQENLPNPETRVDSNAESDNETYLSLLRINTWLRKSC from the exons ATGAGTCACAATAATTTACTACAGAGCTACACAT GGGACGCTCCGTACGACGATCCTCAACAACAGTTTCCGCGTCAGGTTCAAGATGAAGTTATCAG CGTTTACGAAGTGTACGTTAAGGAGGAAACCGTCGGCCCTGATGGGCGTAGTGATATTTCGATGATGCCAGGCGAACCAGGATCCAGCAATCAACTCATGCAA GGAGATTGTTTGGACCTCGATGCAGCGATCGGATCCGAGGTGATAAACGTTGACGGATCGATAACGAAACTGCTGGCAAAAGACACGATAAAATACAAG ATTTTGGAGCAAAACGCTACTGAGGATAACAACGTCGTGATGTATTCTCACCCGATGAACGAGGTCCCATCCGCTCCGCGGCTCGTCGACAAGGACGACCCTCGATCGAGATTACATTTTGTCAAGTATCTCAAGAGAGACGGGAAAACCCTAAAAATCTGGGAATGTGGAATCT GCTCCAAAGAATTTCGGCACCAGTACACCTTGATGCGACACTTGCCGACTCACACGGACGAGCGAAATTTTAAGTGCGAAGCTTGCGGCAAAGCGTTTAGGCAATTATCCACCCTGAGTCAACACCGTGCGATTCACAGCGATGCCCGTCCCTACGTTTGCGAGTTTTGCAAAAAGACGTTCAACAG AGTATCCACCTTGATTTCCCACCGCAAGACTCACTCCGAACATAAACCCCATAAATGTCATTTGTGTGGAAAGGGTTTTCACCAAAAAG GAAACTTGCGAAACCACGTTTTCACGCACACAAACGAGCGACCGTACAAATGCGAGATTTGCGGCAAGGGTTTCAATCAGATGTCGAACCTGATGTGCCACAAAGTAAAGGCTCACGCCCACGCGGAAAAAATGCCGTACGTATGCGGCATATGCGGCAAACAATTCCCCCGTCGATTTTCACTAAGATCCCACGAGGAGTACAAGCACGGGATAAAATATCGCCAGCAGAACGCTCCCGCTGTCCTACAGGAC GATGGATTACACTCGGGCAGCCTGATTGTAGATAAAATTGATACGAAGGCGATGGAGAACGCTATCTCAGAAGGGCAAACGCCGTTTGCTCTCTTCAAACCAGCCAAAGGAATTCCGGTCCTCGTTAAAGTCGGGAGTGCCGCTAATTGCAAACAA ATGCTGACACCGGCTACTGCTGAGGACTTGCGTATGGCTGGAAAAATGACCCTCAGCCCCACTTTAGCTGAACTCGACGGTATCAAAGCCGTGCAAATCAAAGTACCTGTCGTCGCCACCGTTACCCAACACATCGGGCCCGACGGCAGCTCCAGCTTCATCGTCGAGCCACCGGGACCCGGTCAGGAGCAAG AGAGTCTGATCGAGCCAATCGAGTCCGAATTCTCATGCATAGACCAGCGCGAGGTGCAGCGAAGCGAGGGCGTGGATAAAAATTCGCAAGAAGATTGCAACGATTTGCTGGAATTGGCAGCTCAGGGTGGAATTCAATTTGTGCGAGCGACGGAAGACGGACGTTACGAGGTGATGACGAACAGCGAGGCGCGTGATCTGATGGCTCAGAATTCCCACGACGTGACGATACTCGACGGCGAAGAGGCCGAGGCGTTATCGGTCGTGAACATGCGCGGCTGCAGCGCGAACAACCAGGGCATGGAAGTCGAGGATACGAGCGGCCAGATAACCGTCCTAAACGCCGGAGGCGGGTCGGGACGTCCTCTAAAAAGCGTCCCGATGGAGGGGATCGAGATCCTCGATGAAAAGGACATCGATATCGTGGGCGGTAAGAGTCTGCATCAGCTGGAGCCGGTCCGACCGACGAACGGAACGATCGTAACGTCGACGGTGTTCGATCAGGAGAAAATTTACGACTACAATAAAGATTTCTGTAGTCCCATTAACGGCCTCTCGGTTCAGCCGATTCTGGCTCTGCAGGACGACGCCCTGCAGACTGCAATGAACAAGACGGTTGGCCGAGATCTACAGACGGATTCAATGAACCCATTGATTCAGAGAAGCACGTCGATCCTCAGCAACAGCTTCACGAGCTTTAAACAGTCGAACAACTCCACAAGCGACCACAGCATCGCCGCCATTCTCTCGTCCAACGATCATGCGATCCCTAAAAGCCAGCTCATGGATGTCGCCTTGAAAGCACCGCGGTTCCCCGACTTTGAGAACGGTAATGATTTGCTTCTCAATACGGCGGCGATTATTAAACCAGAAGTGAAGATACTGGGCCCAAAGAATCACGGCAAGACGACTGCGCTCGGTCAGGAGAAGATTGTCCAGTTCGGTAAATCCGGGACTAATGAGGCGGTCAAGGTTCTTGGACACGGGGATGCTTACAAGGATTTCAACATGCTCGGCAGCTACAGCTATGATCAGTATCCGGGTTCGCAGTATACCTCTGTTTTGGCTCCCGATCAACGATTACAGAAAAAGGAAGTGAAGATACTTGGGCGGAAAAACGAACCTTCGTTAAACCATATGACGACAACAAGCGGTTTTGAGGTGAGCAAATGCCACGGGCAGGAGAGTGAGATTCAGGAAAATTTGCCAAATCCTGAAACGAGAGTCGATTCTAATGCCGAATCAGACAACGAGACTTACCTTTCTTTGCTAAGAATCAACACGTGGTTGAGAAAATCTTGTTAA